From a region of the Cyclopterus lumpus isolate fCycLum1 chromosome 5, fCycLum1.pri, whole genome shotgun sequence genome:
- the LOC117730764 gene encoding red-sensitive opsin: MAEEWGKQAFAARRYNEDTTRGSVFVYTNSNHTRDPFEGPNYHIAPRWIYNIATLWMFIVVGLSVFTNGLVLVATAKFKKLQHPLNWILVNLAIADLGETVFASTISVCNQFFGYFILGHPMCIFEGYVVSVCGITALWSLTIISWERWIVVCKPFGNVKFDAKWATSGIVFSWVWSAVWCAPPIFGWSRYWPHGLKTSCGPDVFSGSEDPGVQSYMVVLMITCCLIPLAIIILCYLAVWLAIRAVAMQQKESESTQKAEREVSRMVVVMIVAYCVCWGPYTAFACFAAANPGYAFHPLAAAMPAYFAKSATIYNPVIYVFMNRQFRTCIMQLFGKEADDGSEVSTSKTEVSSVAPA, encoded by the exons ATGGCAGAAGAGTGGGGGAAACAGGCGTTCGCTGCCAGGCGGTACAATGAAGATACGACGCGAGGATCTGTCTTCGTCTACACAAACAGCAATCACACCAGAG aTCCCTTCGAGGGTCCCAACTACCACATCGCTCCTCGATGGATTTACAACATCGCTACCCTCTGGATGTTCATCGTGGTCGGCCTGTCAGTCTTCACCAACGGTCTCGTCCTGGTGGCCACAGCCAAGTTCAAGAAACTCCAACACCCTCTGAACTGGATCTTGGTCAATCTTGCGATTGCTGATCTTGGAGAGACAGTGTTTGCCAGCACCATCAGTGTGTGCAACCAGTTTTTTGGTTACTTCATCCTGGGACACCCAATGTGCATCTTTGAGGGCTACGTCGTCTCCGTCTGTG GTATCACCGCTCTCTGGTCCCTGACTATCATCTCCTGGGAGAGATGGATAGTTGTGTGCAAACCTTTTGGAAACGTCAAGTTTGATGCCAAATGGGCCACAAGTGGCATAGTGTTCTCCTGGGTCTGGTCTGCCGTGTGGTGTGCTCCCCCCATATTTGGATGGAGCAG GTACTGGCCTCACGGACTAAAGACTTCCTGCGGCCCGGATGTATTCAGCGGAAGCGAGGACCCTGGAGTCCAGTCCTACATGGTTGTTCTGATGATTACATGCTGCTTAATTCCTCTGGCCATCATCATCTTGTGCTACCTTGCCGTCTGGTTGGCTATCCGTGCC GTTGCCATGCAGCAGAAGGAATCAGAGTCCACCCagaaggctgagagagaagTATCCAGAATGGTCGTCGTCATGATTGTGGCATATTGTGTCTGCTGGGGTCCTTACACAGCTTTTGCTTGCTTCGCCGCGGCTAACCCTGGATATGCCTTCCATCCTCTGGCCGCTGCCATGCCTGCATACTTTGCCAAGAGCGCCACCATCTACAACCCAGTTATCTACGTCTTTATGAACCGGCAG TTCCGTACATGTATCATGCAGCTCTTTGGCAAAGAAGCAGATGATGGCTCTGAAGTATCCACATCAAAGACAGAGGTCTCCTCCGTGGCTCCTGCATAA